Below is a genomic region from Fusarium oxysporum f. sp. lycopersici 4287 chromosome 12, whole genome shotgun sequence.
GCAGTGTCGACGGCGCAGTTTCTTATGGGCTTGAGGCGCTCATACCAGTGAACATGGCTAGGAGCAGTTAGTCAGCGTGTTTGACAAATTCGAGATGACAACTTACCCAGCAATATACAGATCAACCTTGTGCTTCAAGAGCAACTTCTCAAAGGCCTCGCGAAGGTGCAAATGATAGTTGCCGCCGTGGGAGCTATACATAGGACGATGGCCCATGACGATAACCCAGGGTGTTTTACACCGATCAACATTGGTAAGATCGTTTTTTAACCACTGATATTGCTCATAAGccttgttgtccttgatgGAACCGTCAATGTATCCAAAAGGACCAGCATCTGTGATATGCGTCTCGTTGCGCAAAGGATGAGCTTTTCCAGAGAGAAGATatgcctcttcctccaagtcatcTGTCTCATAGTCATCACCCAGGTTGATTGTCTTACACTCATAGGTATCCGGTTCGTCCTTCTCAGGCTTGCACTTGGCCTTATCTTTATCCTTGCCTTTGCagtcttcctcctcctttgcCTTCTCGATATCCTCCCGGAATGTCTTGTCCGGGCTGTGAGCGTAATCCGTTTCTGTATCAATAGATACAAAATGAACAAGGCCATAATCGAATGAATGCCAGAAATTCCCGACGCCACCAGACTTGTCGCCTGCCATGGAGAACCGGTTCTGGAAAGCTGTGAAATTGCGCTGTGAAGGTGGACATGAATAATATGTAAGCGTGGCGTTGGGATTATCGCCAGACATGGTGGTGTTTGTTTTGTTCTCGTTGAGATATGACGACAGGACATATGGCGTGTTATCATGGTCGGCACACGTGGCCTCATGATTGCCGGGGAGAACAATGTAAGGGATCTTCATAGTGATGGTATTCATCCACTGCTGCCAAAGATCCCAGTTGGATTCGTAGAGGACACCTACATCGCCGCCACGAGGGCTGCCTTGATTTGGAATCTCATCTGCTGGGAGAGGCGTGTCGAAATAATCGGGATTGGTATCGTTGTTGGGAAGGGAACTGAAGCTGCCGTTGTAGCAGACTGGCCAAACTGATGCGTTGCACTGTATGATGCCAGAGTACCAGTCA
It encodes:
- a CDS encoding acid phosphatase, whose product is MGYTNAGGTYKYMNQAMNDEDGLAFVWHGGDLSYADDWYSGIIQCNASVWPVCYNGSFSSLPNNDTNPDYFDTPLPADEIPNQGSPRGGDVGVLYESNWDLWQQWMNTITMKIPYIVLPGNHEATCADHDNTPYVLSSYLNENKTNTTMSGDNPNATLTYYSCPPSQRNFTAFQNRFSMAGDKSGGVGNFWHSFDYGLVHFVSIDTETDYAHSPDKTFREDIEKAKEEEDCKGKDKDKAKCKPEKDEPDTYECKTINLGDDYETDDLEEEAYLLSGKAHPLRNETHITDAGPFGYIDGSIKDNKAYEQYQWLKNDLTNVDRCKTPWVIVMGHRPMYSSHGGNYHLHLREAFEKLLLKHKVDLYIAGHVHWYERLKPIRNCAVDTAAVKSPNTYEVNPGYSMVHLINGAAGNIESHSTINMSQPIPDITAHRNLTSFGFSKLTVYNATTLSWQFIQGHDGLVGDELTVLKDPSLTCEGYNSYSSSGSSDSSCSSECSGSGLLAWLYCNLYCSSFWEPLKL